The nucleotide window ACAATCGTGTCAAAGAACATTAATAATCAGGTGGTTAAGCCAGTACATTCGAAATTAACCGGACAGTAGTGGGGGAATCATGTTTTTCAGGAAAGGGAAACCCGCACCGGAAGATCCTGGACCGGCCGAGCAGTGCCGGACCGAAGCCGAGGCACTGTACAGCTCGGGAAAGTACCATTGCGCCGAAGCCGTCCTGGAGACGGTACGCAGGCGGTTTTCACCGCAGACGCCCGAGACGGTGGTGGGAACCGTTTCCGGCTTCGGCGGGGGGTCAGGCTCTGGCTGCATCTGCGGCGCCATCTCGGGCGGCACCGTGGCGATCGGGCTGGTGTTGCAGAACAAAAAGCAGACCGCCGATATGACCCGTCAATTGCACGACTGGTTCAGGGAGCAGTACGGCGTGACATGCT belongs to Geobacter sp. SVR and includes:
- a CDS encoding C-GCAxxG-C-C family protein; the protein is MFFRKGKPAPEDPGPAEQCRTEAEALYSSGKYHCAEAVLETVRRRFSPQTPETVVGTVSGFGGGSGSGCICGAISGGTVAIGLVLQNKKQTADMTRQLHDWFREQYGVTCCKTIRANNDKGICLKLTGEVAGKIAEMLSTV